One window of the Streptomyces sp. NBC_00259 genome contains the following:
- a CDS encoding helix-turn-helix domain-containing protein, translating to MSHPAFCGISRAHLGELIEELADPWPARCESALRERRGAARRRAAGAGPKHDLVFADRVLATLVRLRTGLPHAALAELYGTARATVSRAIGEIRPLLAARGFAVLDRPGVRLRTLADVFAYAEAEGIRLRIDGAEIHRAIASLISDHSARRPTRGKPSTALVLARPTAY from the coding sequence TTGTCCCATCCTGCCTTCTGCGGCATCTCCCGTGCACATCTCGGCGAGTTGATCGAGGAATTGGCAGACCCGTGGCCGGCGCGGTGCGAGTCGGCACTGCGTGAGCGGCGAGGTGCTGCGCGGCGGCGGGCGGCCGGTGCCGGCCCGAAGCACGACCTGGTCTTCGCCGACCGGGTGCTGGCCACCCTGGTCCGTCTGCGCACCGGGCTCCCGCACGCCGCGCTCGCCGAGCTGTACGGCACGGCCCGCGCCACGGTCTCCCGCGCCATCGGCGAGATCCGCCCGCTGCTGGCGGCACGCGGCTTCGCCGTCCTCGATCGCCCCGGGGTGCGGCTGCGTACCCTGGCGGACGTGTTCGCCTACGCCGAGGCCGAAGGGATCCGGCTGCGGATCGACGGAGCCGAGATCCATCGCGCGATCGCTTCGCTGATCTCGGACCACTCCGCCCGTCGGCCAACTCGCGGCAAGCCGAGCACCGCGCTGGTTCTCGCCCGACCGACGGCCTACTGA
- a CDS encoding SUKH-4 family immunity protein produces MPEQLTHEPTRRLLTEVGLPLAGELFSVGDEPLRTMAEAHPDTFADTDTDAETGTETGTDTETGRGHQRDFLAVGWWPHDLRVALDGVTGRLELPEWYGEGEPAAYLNRDLSALLYAWWIYERLRREWYRWDNGAAADTWRVFDPFALLSSRVDAMVEAVDPEAFRTPAHSWRMLAEDPYTGGLLSH; encoded by the coding sequence TTGCCGGAGCAGCTCACCCACGAGCCGACCCGGCGACTGCTCACCGAGGTCGGACTGCCCCTCGCCGGTGAGCTGTTCAGCGTCGGCGACGAGCCGCTGCGTACCATGGCCGAGGCACACCCCGACACCTTCGCGGACACGGACACGGACGCGGAGACAGGCACGGAGACGGGCACGGACACGGAGACGGGCCGGGGCCACCAGCGTGACTTCCTCGCCGTCGGCTGGTGGCCGCACGACCTCAGGGTCGCCCTCGACGGTGTCACCGGCCGCCTCGAGTTGCCGGAGTGGTACGGGGAGGGCGAGCCCGCGGCCTATCTGAACCGGGACCTGTCCGCGCTGCTGTACGCCTGGTGGATCTACGAGCGACTGCGCAGGGAGTGGTACCGCTGGGACAACGGTGCCGCCGCGGACACCTGGCGGGTGTTCGACCCGTTCGCGCTGCTGAGCAGCCGGGTCGACGCGATGGTGGAGGCGGTGGACCCGGAGGCGTTCCGGACCCCGGCCCACTCGTGGCGGATGCTCGCCGAGGATCCGTACACGGGCGGGCTCCTGTCCCACTGA
- a CDS encoding GNAT family N-acetyltransferase — protein MAVAARITPTHAAGWVLRSAVAADIEMIAELRATVMRADLERLGRYDEHRVRQRLRDSFSPQHTSIIMFDRELAGCVTVRPAEGRQWLEHFYLAPHRQSRGLGSAVLRTVLERTDAQGMTVGLNVLQGSAARRLYERHGFVVEAQDPIDIFMVRPPGAMASTPAKA, from the coding sequence ATGGCAGTGGCTGCACGGATCACGCCGACGCACGCCGCGGGCTGGGTGCTGCGGTCTGCGGTGGCAGCGGACATCGAGATGATCGCGGAGTTGCGGGCCACGGTCATGCGTGCGGATTTGGAACGCCTTGGGCGCTACGACGAGCACCGGGTACGGCAGCGGCTGCGGGACTCCTTCTCCCCGCAGCACACGTCGATCATCATGTTCGACCGTGAACTCGCAGGATGCGTCACGGTCCGGCCCGCCGAAGGCAGGCAGTGGCTGGAGCACTTCTACCTTGCTCCGCATCGGCAGAGCCGAGGGCTCGGATCCGCTGTGTTGCGCACGGTGCTGGAGCGAACGGACGCGCAGGGCATGACCGTGGGCTTGAACGTCTTGCAGGGCAGTGCTGCCCGTCGACTCTACGAGCGCCACGGATTCGTCGTGGAAGCCCAGGACCCGATCGACATCTTCATGGTGCGCCCGCCGGGGGCGATGGCGAGCACTCCGGCAAAAGCCTGA
- a CDS encoding GAP family protein: MRQKAVPVAFGEVVFFALVIAVSPFTLIPALFMQFTPRPRATSSAFLAGWVIGIVVPAGACAALASVVQRPSEGHTWVAWARVGVGTFLILLGIRQWLTRHGRPAPGWMRLLADASPSKAFRLGVLLSVANPKILLLSAAAGLAIGSAASSTTSAVVPFVVFTVCAASTVALPVVLQALMGERVLAPLTSARGWLEKQAAGVMAVVIAAIGVLVLCEGLVKL; the protein is encoded by the coding sequence ATGCGGCAGAAGGCGGTGCCGGTGGCATTCGGTGAGGTCGTGTTCTTCGCGTTGGTGATCGCCGTGTCGCCGTTCACCCTCATCCCCGCGCTCTTCATGCAGTTCACGCCCCGGCCACGAGCGACCAGCAGTGCCTTCCTGGCCGGCTGGGTGATCGGAATCGTCGTACCCGCGGGCGCGTGCGCCGCGCTGGCCTCCGTCGTCCAGCGCCCCTCGGAGGGACACACCTGGGTCGCCTGGGCGAGAGTGGGGGTGGGCACGTTCCTGATCCTCCTCGGGATCCGGCAATGGCTCACCAGACACGGCAGGCCGGCGCCGGGCTGGATGCGCCTTCTCGCCGATGCGAGCCCGTCCAAGGCGTTCCGCCTCGGAGTGCTGCTGTCGGTGGCAAACCCGAAGATCCTTCTGCTCTCCGCGGCCGCCGGCCTCGCGATCGGATCGGCCGCGTCCTCCACCACGAGCGCCGTGGTGCCCTTCGTGGTGTTCACCGTCTGCGCCGCCAGCACCGTGGCCCTGCCGGTGGTGCTGCAGGCGCTGATGGGCGAGCGGGTCCTCGCCCCACTGACCAGCGCCAGGGGGTGGCTGGAGAAGCAGGCCGCCGGTGTGATGGCCGTGGTGATCGCCGCCATCGGTGTTCTCGTCCTCTGCGAAGGCCTCGTCAAGCTCTGA
- a CDS encoding aldo/keto reductase has protein sequence MTSTGFRIGGHLYVRRLGFGAMHLPTEPHRARETSLAVARRAVELGITLIDTAYLYGGGANEELLAEALHPYPDGVLITTKVGMARSGPAGEWKPDGRPAVLRDQVEQALRRLRVERIELLQLHRIDPETPLADQIGTLRDLRAEGRIGLIGLSEITVDELDQAREIVDVASVQNRYNLLDREHDPVLAACEAAGVAFLPWRPVAWGKSGAMAEVAAVAAELDATPTQVALAWLLDRSPVVLPIPGTARIDHLEENLAAERLQLTEAHRDRLDRLHEPA, from the coding sequence ATGACATCGACCGGGTTTCGTATCGGCGGGCATCTGTACGTACGGAGACTCGGGTTCGGGGCCATGCACCTTCCGACGGAGCCGCACCGGGCCCGCGAGACCTCGCTCGCGGTCGCCCGACGGGCCGTCGAGCTGGGCATCACTCTGATCGACACCGCGTATCTGTACGGCGGGGGCGCCAACGAGGAACTCCTGGCTGAGGCCCTGCACCCGTACCCGGACGGGGTCCTCATCACCACCAAGGTCGGAATGGCCCGATCAGGCCCCGCAGGAGAGTGGAAGCCCGACGGCCGGCCGGCCGTTCTGCGCGATCAGGTCGAGCAGGCACTGCGCCGGCTGCGCGTCGAACGCATCGAGCTGCTTCAGCTGCACCGTATCGATCCCGAGACGCCACTCGCCGACCAGATCGGCACACTCCGGGATCTGCGGGCCGAGGGCAGGATCGGCCTCATCGGACTGTCGGAGATCACCGTCGACGAACTCGACCAGGCACGGGAGATCGTCGACGTCGCGAGCGTCCAGAACCGCTACAACCTGCTCGACCGCGAGCACGATCCGGTGCTCGCGGCCTGTGAAGCGGCAGGAGTCGCGTTCCTGCCCTGGCGCCCGGTCGCCTGGGGGAAATCGGGGGCGATGGCCGAGGTCGCCGCCGTGGCGGCCGAACTCGACGCCACTCCCACGCAGGTCGCGCTCGCCTGGCTCCTCGACCGTTCACCGGTCGTCCTCCCGATCCCGGGAACGGCCCGGATCGACCACCTGGAGGAGAACCTCGCCGCGGAACGTCTGCAGCTGACCGAGGCCCACCGCGATCGTCTCGACCGGCTGCACGAGCCGGCATAG
- a CDS encoding DsbA family protein → MSNNFRKPQRGTDPQKPRQTPRQKPQQKAAAFRGAQAARARRRRVLFGLGAVAAAMAIGVGVGTQLTGRTAEADETLASGSERPPAVPANTSGKDGVVVPYGDKNAKGTLTVYADMRCPYCAAVEKQLGAAVDELVADGTIKVEYRMAAFLDGALGGKGSHTALAALGAAANESPRKFYEYQHVLYANQPPEDEDSFASTAKLVDPAKKVPGLNSAAFNKAVKEKTYLPWAQRTGGRFHEYGVSGTPTFVVDGKQMTVLDDEGRPVSTKAFVEEVRTAIKGYHPARD, encoded by the coding sequence ATGAGCAACAACTTCAGGAAGCCGCAGCGAGGCACCGATCCGCAGAAGCCGAGGCAGACGCCCAGGCAGAAGCCGCAGCAGAAGGCGGCTGCCTTTCGCGGGGCCCAGGCTGCGCGGGCCCGTCGGCGCCGGGTGCTGTTCGGGCTCGGCGCTGTCGCCGCCGCGATGGCGATCGGTGTCGGCGTGGGCACCCAGCTGACGGGGCGCACCGCAGAGGCCGACGAGACGCTGGCCTCGGGTTCGGAGCGGCCGCCGGCCGTTCCCGCCAACACCTCCGGCAAGGACGGTGTCGTGGTTCCCTACGGCGACAAGAACGCCAAAGGCACCCTGACCGTCTACGCGGACATGCGGTGTCCGTACTGCGCGGCTGTCGAGAAGCAGCTCGGCGCCGCCGTCGACGAGCTGGTGGCGGACGGCACGATCAAGGTCGAGTACAGGATGGCCGCCTTCCTGGACGGGGCGCTCGGCGGCAAGGGCTCGCACACCGCGCTGGCTGCTCTCGGCGCGGCGGCGAACGAGAGCCCGCGGAAGTTCTACGAGTATCAGCACGTCCTCTACGCGAACCAGCCTCCGGAGGACGAGGACTCCTTCGCCTCCACCGCCAAACTCGTCGATCCGGCCAAGAAGGTCCCGGGGCTGAACTCCGCGGCGTTCAACAAGGCGGTCAAGGAGAAGACCTATCTCCCCTGGGCGCAGAGGACCGGTGGCCGGTTCCACGAGTACGGCGTCAGCGGTACGCCGACCTTCGTGGTCGACGGCAAGCAGATGACCGTGCTGGACGACGAGGGGCGCCCGGTGAGTACCAAGGCCTTCGTCGAGGAGGTCAGGACCGCCATCAAGGGTTACCACCCGGCCCGCGATTGA
- a CDS encoding VOC family protein, with protein MAIRRVMPDIRSQAMEESRDFYGLLGFEEVMNLGWVMTLASPSHPTAQVTFMSEDKSATVVPDMSVEVDDVDAAYAVMRESGAEIVHPLQDEEWGVRRFFVRDPNGRVINVLSHR; from the coding sequence ATGGCCATCCGCCGCGTCATGCCCGACATCCGATCGCAGGCCATGGAGGAGAGCCGTGACTTCTACGGCCTCCTGGGGTTCGAGGAGGTCATGAACCTCGGCTGGGTCATGACGCTCGCCTCTCCCTCCCATCCCACGGCGCAGGTCACCTTCATGAGCGAGGACAAGTCCGCGACGGTCGTGCCCGACATGAGCGTGGAGGTGGACGATGTCGATGCGGCCTATGCGGTGATGCGCGAGAGCGGCGCGGAGATCGTGCACCCCTTGCAGGACGAGGAGTGGGGGGTACGACGGTTCTTCGTCCGTGACCCCAACGGCCGGGTGATCAACGTGCTGAGCCACCGATGA
- a CDS encoding SUKH-4 family immunity protein — protein MHTGPTANSHGRLAAETLPAGLTHEPSREFLVERGLPGTAADLDFTALRGGRLEPFTSRAGRPIGDGRLWVLGTTDYCGSRVVLDGVTGAVLLAEAGTHGPAEAEPVHDPLASSLPALAELIGTCEWVSETARRTDAYDGRRGPDVMADVIEAAAVRLRGADPELFGAEAAPAHWRTCPLVRSLAWGARPGGRAGVHLRSGPGPRPRAAGRRRQGAPLPPGGVAGAAHPRADPATAHRGRTAPRR, from the coding sequence ATGCACACCGGACCGACAGCGAACAGCCACGGCCGACTCGCCGCGGAGACGCTGCCCGCAGGGCTGACCCACGAGCCCAGCCGGGAGTTCCTGGTCGAGCGCGGGCTGCCGGGGACCGCCGCCGACCTCGACTTCACGGCCCTGCGCGGCGGCCGGCTGGAGCCGTTCACGTCCCGCGCCGGCCGGCCGATCGGCGACGGACGGCTGTGGGTCCTCGGTACGACCGACTACTGCGGCAGCCGGGTCGTGCTCGACGGCGTGACCGGCGCGGTGCTGCTGGCCGAGGCAGGCACGCACGGCCCGGCGGAGGCGGAACCGGTGCACGACCCTCTCGCCTCCTCGCTGCCCGCGCTGGCAGAGCTGATCGGTACCTGTGAGTGGGTGTCGGAGACCGCACGGCGCACCGACGCGTACGACGGACGCCGCGGCCCCGATGTGATGGCCGATGTGATCGAGGCCGCCGCGGTGCGGCTGCGCGGCGCCGATCCGGAGCTGTTCGGCGCCGAGGCCGCTCCCGCGCACTGGCGCACCTGTCCGCTGGTCCGGTCCCTGGCCTGGGGCGCCCGGCCCGGCGGACGCGCTGGCGTACACCTTCGGAGCGGACCTGGTCCGCGACCTCGCGCGGCTGGACGGCGACGGCAGGGTGCGCCACTACCGCCCGGAGGAGTTGCCGGAGCAGCTCACCCACGAGCCGACCCGGCGACTGCTCACCGAGGTCGGACTGCCCCTCGCCGGTGA